In the genome of Hevea brasiliensis isolate MT/VB/25A 57/8 chromosome 14, ASM3005281v1, whole genome shotgun sequence, the window tatattttctttagaaatatattttttaaaatatagaaattaattaattttaattttattaaaataaaatattaaataataatttaattaatattaaaatttattgaataatGAAAAACTTAATGAgaagattaaataatttaacagactaaaaataaaaaaattaaataatatatttttgaaaataaagaaaataaataatcaatttaattaaaatgcACGATAATTTTCTCTTGATGGTgctgttaattaattaattagctagtTAATAAGATAGGTGATCAATGAATCTTAATTAATTAGCTAGTTAATAAGATAGGTGATCACTGAATCAGTTGTAGCTTATCGGACGTCCCATTGAAACTAGCACAAATTGATGTGTTCCTAGGGACTTAAGTAGTTATTTGGTATTATGATTTGAGGgttaaaattatgttttagaaaaagagatattttttaaatattattgataaattgttattttaatattttaataattgaaatttatcaaattttaatttaatttattttttaattctttctaataaatatattaaaaaggttttttttttataatgccAAACAGATATATGTTATGTATTTGAAGggttgaaatatttttttttaaaattaaatgatgtaaaaaaataatttgaaaatattattttattatgttttagaaaaagagatattttttaaatattattgataaattgttattttaatattttaataattgagatttatcaaattttagtttaatttattttttaattctttctaataaatatattaaaaaggtTTTTTTTATAATGCCAAACAGATATATGTTATGTACTTGAAgggttaaattatttaaaaaaaaaataaatgatgtaaaaaaataatttaaaaatattattttattattttaattttttaattaaactaattaaatttaattttaaattatttttaatatttttaattaatatataaaaaaatattttttgacaATAACtcgttaatttttcttatttaaatttaattcattataaaaattaattattaaatacattaaaagtactaaaaaataatactcttttataaaaaaataaattttttttatgatataaaaaataaacttcacataattattaaaaatgatatacatatattttatacacttaataatttttttattataaattcaaaataaaatatatattataaaatttatttattaaatatataaatttaatataattatatcttaatttataataaatttaatttggaCAAAAATTTCAATAACTATAATAGCAATTCTAAATTCATATAAGTTAATATTCAATGCACAAATAGGAGGTTGGAATTCAGTTTAGTAACCCTGCAATCTCAACGAACCCCGACCGACTTAGGTGTCTTGTAGTAGCAGACACAAGATTCCTCCCACTCTTTGCTTTCCATTACCtaattaataataatactaataataattataataacaatGTACTGCAGAGGCAGCAGGCAGTCCAATAAGGTGATTTTCATAATCTTCCTTTATCTTCTGTCAAGTTTTCCTTTCATTGCAtcatcaattcctcctcacagcCAAATAAAGGTCTGATCTTTCTGCCTTACCTCAATCTCTGCAACTTTTCCTTTTCTAGTACCCTGTTTTTCACATTTTCCAAGCCCAAGTTCAGTTGCTTTAATTCATTACATCATTAACACATAATCAACATTCAACAACTCCTGCTCTCTTACCCTCCCCTGCTGTAATCCTTTTTCGTTTCTTATGGATTTGGTCACCTGAACAACTACAACTGCAGTTGGTCActgtctctctctttctctccctatAGCCACCCGCACCTCCTGCTGTGAGTATGTAAAGGGTAATTCTAGCTAGCAAGTTTCATTAGTCCGAGAAACCATGAGTCTCGATGGCATCAATCTTCGTTGCTTTACCTTTGTTCTTGGTATTGTTCTTGTTCTTGTTTTTGTTCTAGTTCCCGCATTTGCTCTCAACACGGATGGGGTACTTTTGCTTTCCTTCAAATACTCTGTCCTCAGTGACCCATTATCAGTCTTGGAAAGCTGGAACTATGATGATGTAACCCCATGCTCATGGAAGGGAGTGACCTGCACAGAATTAGGCCTACCAGGCACACCAGACATGTTTAGGGTCACTAGCTTGGTCCTCCCTCGTAGCCAGCTTCTGGGTTCAATTCCTCCGGACCTGGGCTTCATTCAACATCTTAGGCATCTTGATCTTTCCAGTAACTTCTTGAATGGATCATTGCCTAGTTCATTTTTTAATTCCACTGAACTGGAAGTGATTTCTCTTTCTGGCAATGAGATCTCTGGTGACTTGCCTGAGTCTATTGGTGGAATGAGGAGTTTACAGTGCTTGAATCTTTCTGATAATGCCTTGGCTGGGAAAGTACCTAAGAATTTGACCACTCTACAAAATCTTACAGTTCTTTCTTTAAGAACTAATCACTTTTCTGGTTATGTTCCAAGTGGTTTCAATTCTGTCGAAGTGTTGGATCTGTCCTCCAATCTTCTAAATGGGTCATTACCTCTTGATTTTGGTGGGGATAATTTGCGTTACTTGAATCTCTCTTGCAACAATCTTTCAGGGCCAATTTCACAAGCATTTGCAAAGAAAATTCCTCAGAATGCCACCATTGATCTCTCTTTCAACAACCTAACTGGAGCAATCCCAGAATCTGTGTCTTTGCTTAATCAAAAAACAGAATCATTCAGAGGAAATGTGGATCTTTGTGGCAAACCATTGAAGAATCTTTGCTCAATCCCATCTACTCGCACTCCTCCACCAAATATTTCAACCATTTCACCAGCTATTGCAGTCATACCAAAACCACTAGAATCAAACCCAGTAGCAAGCTCGTCAGGAACCCAAAACACTACCACACAAAACCAACCCAAAAACGGTCTAAAACACAACCACTATAGCTGCTATCGCTGTGGCAGATTTAGCAGGCATAAGCATTCTCGCTATGGCCATTCTTTATGTATACcaactgaagaagaagaagactctcAACCAAAAGCATAACAACAATAACAGACCACCAAAGAGCGAGCAAAAACTACCATC includes:
- the LOC110642764 gene encoding LOW QUALITY PROTEIN: receptor protein kinase-like protein At4g34220 (The sequence of the model RefSeq protein was modified relative to this genomic sequence to represent the inferred CDS: deleted 1 base in 1 codon); the protein is MSLDGINLRCFTFVLGIVLVLVFVLVPAFALNTDGVLLLSFKYSVLSDPLSVLESWNYDDVTPCSWKGVTCTELGLPGTPDMFRVTSLVLPRSQLLGSIPPDLGFIQHLRHLDLSSNFLNGSLPSSFFNSTELEVISLSGNEISGDLPESIGGMRSLQCLNLSDNALAGKVPKNLTTLQNLTVLSLRTNHFSGYVPSGFNSVEVLDLSSNLLNGSLPLDFGGDNLRYLNLSCNNLSGPISQAFAKKIPQNATIDLSFNNLTGAIPESVSLLNQKTESFRGNVDLCGKPLKNLCSIPSTRTPPPNISTISPAIAVIPKPLESNPVASSSGTQNTTTQNQPKNGLKTTTIAAIAVADLAGISILAMAILYVYQLKKKKTLNQKHNNNNRPPKSEQKLPSETIISKVDQTPVEPRKPTTWSCLTIKAEETSEEATTSDSDHDGGEGGGQQNEVINVNQNQHQQKGGKLVIVDGETELDMETLLKASAYILGSSKASIVYKAVLADGTAFAVRRIGESGVESFRDFENQVRFTAKFRHPNLVKVRGFYWGDNEKLVIYDYISNGSLASSSYRKSGSSSFHMPLEVRFNIARGVARGLAFIHDKKYVHGSIRPTNILLNSDTEPIIADFGLNRLISSNNNSCKASNSGWHFGNQRSNSTSQDHFITASPYATPSFSITTCTSPYQAPESLKNLKSNPKWDVYSFGIILLELLIGRVLSNRELSQWTTGSMTEDKNQVLKLADVAIMADVVAKEDAMVACLKLGFSCACFAPEKRPSMKEALQVLEKIT